A window from Suncus etruscus isolate mSunEtr1 chromosome 18, mSunEtr1.pri.cur, whole genome shotgun sequence encodes these proteins:
- the TOMM6 gene encoding mitochondrial import receptor subunit TOM6 homolog — MAAGGAGAMGGAAGEAAEMPDSVCDWLRGVYRFATDRSDFRRNLLVNLGLFAAGVWLARNLSDIDLMAPQPGL, encoded by the exons ATGGCTGCGGGCGGCGCGGGCGCGATGGGCGGCGCGGCCGGCGAGGCGGCGGAGATGCCGGACAGCGTGTGCGACTGGCTGCGGGGCGTCTACCGCTTCGCCACCGACAGGAGCGACTTCCGCAG GAACCTGCTCGTCAACCTGGGGCTGTTCGCCGCGGGCGTCTGGCTGGCCCGGAACCTGAGCGACATCGACCTCATGGCGCCCCAGCCCGGCCTGTGA